One region of Solanum pennellii chromosome 6, SPENNV200 genomic DNA includes:
- the LOC107021023 gene encoding uncharacterized protein LOC107021023 encodes MSEEAPFYPREKLVEKQKFYQNVHKHTYLKGRFDKITSVAIPAALAASALFMIGRGIYNMSHGIGKKE; translated from the exons ATGTCAGAAGAAGCACCTTTCTATCCCAGAGAAAAGCTTGTTGAGAAGCAAAAGTTTTACCAAAACGTCCACAAGCACACATACTTGAAAGGTCGTTTTGACAAGATCACCTCAGTGGCCATTCCAgctgctttggcagcttctgctttgtttatgatt GGGAGAGGGATCTACAACATGTCTCATGGCATAGGGAAGAAGGAATAA
- the LOC114077644 gene encoding uncharacterized protein LOC114077644 — translation MARNRTSASGGQDPIPTPASGNTVRGRGRRRARGRGRGRVAAPVDVQVPVATQGRDRTVPPDAEVIHGDVQDRVEGDGPAQAPTSTIVPPVLQDTLARMLGILEGMAQAGALPVTSDGSQTRVGGQTPDPIVAPDSQTPRTQPAAAVAPRLDSMEFPDMTSHLVNKPSMTIDEQKMFGRFRLMNPPTYTGDLAEDAYEFIVSCHERLHNLGLVESHGDIPYVGFAFLVSDLHRI, via the exons ATGGCGAGGAATCGTACATCGGCAAGTGGTGGTCAGGATCCTATTCCTACGCCTGCTTCTGGGAACACTGTCCGAGGTAGAGGTAGGAGACGAGCTCGAGGTCGGGGTAGAGGCCGTGTTGCAGCACCTGTGGATGTTCAAGTACCAGTAGCTACTCAGGGTCGTGATAGGACCGTACCTCCTGATGCAGAGGTTATTCATGGGGATGTGCAAGATCGTGTCGAGGGGGATGGGCCAGCTCAAGCTCCAACTAGTACTATTGTCCCCCCAGTGCTTCAAGATACCTTGGCTCGTATGTTAGGAATACTAGAGGGGATGGCCCAGGCAGGAGCTTTGCCTGTCACTTCTGATGGCTCACAGACCCGTGTTGGAGGTCAAACTCCAGATCCGATAGTTGCTCCAGATTCTCAGACTCCCAGGACTCAGCCAGCTGCCGCTGTAGCTCCTCGTTTGGATAGTATGGAGTTTCCTGATATGACATCACATTTGGTGAACAAGCCTTCTATGACTATTGATGAGCAAAAGATGTTTGGGAGGTTCAGactaatgaatcctcctacttacACTGGTGATTTAGCTGAGGATGCATATGAGTTTATAGTTAGTTGTCATGAGAGGTTGCATAATCTTGGATTAGTGGAGTCTCATGGA gatatcccttatgttgGATTTGCctttttagtttcagacttgcatcgtatttag